In the Arachis ipaensis cultivar K30076 chromosome B10, Araip1.1, whole genome shotgun sequence genome, one interval contains:
- the LOC110268212 gene encoding ribonucleoside-diphosphate reductase large subunit-like, giving the protein MKDDSIEGIYGTLKECAVISKSAGGIGVSVHNICATGSYIRGTNGTSNSIDQRGGKRKVESSHMYNSWGCKSMQKKFFFSIRKSLVEFDEVLEEC; this is encoded by the exons ATGAAAGATGATAGTATAGAGGGAATATATGGTACTTTGAAGGAGTGTGCTGTCATTAGCAAATCAGCAGGGGGAATTGGTGTTTCTGTTCACAATATCTGTGCCACTGGCAGCTACATACGTGGAACAAATGGGACATCCAATAGTATTGATCAAAGAGGAGGCAAGAGGAAAG TGGAATCATCACATATGTACAACTCTTGGGGTTGCAAATCAATGCAGAAAAAGTTCTTCTTCAGCATAAGAAAGAGCCTAGTTGAATTTGATGAAGTATTGGAG